A genome region from Bradyrhizobium sp. WSM1417 includes the following:
- a CDS encoding LysR substrate-binding domain-containing protein codes for MNLISLDIRMLRSLISVVETGSITETARRLGRTQPAITLQLQRLEELTGKQLFEHAGRRLTLSEDGTTVLTYAKSILRLHDELISQLASQEIEGQVVLGTPDLYAAFMLPQILSVFRKSFPRVQVELNCALSTPLVGLVKRGDVDIALVTRMNDFTGGQVVRREQLVWMTGEQSAAHQERPIPLALLPPGNIYRDYAIDTLERANLRWRIACVSESVGGLQAAAFAGMAVTVLGRSALVPAMREIGPNEGLPPLPKIELLLYKSSGATSKAATALHDYLAHYLRLDEELSGRGDPIELS; via the coding sequence ATGAACCTCATCAGCCTCGATATCCGCATGCTCCGGTCGCTGATCTCCGTGGTCGAGACCGGCAGCATCACCGAGACCGCGCGGCGGCTGGGCCGCACCCAGCCGGCGATCACCCTGCAATTGCAGCGGCTGGAGGAGCTCACCGGCAAGCAATTGTTCGAGCATGCCGGGCGCCGGCTGACGCTGAGCGAGGACGGCACCACGGTTCTCACCTACGCCAAGTCCATCCTGCGGTTGCATGACGAATTGATTTCGCAATTGGCGTCACAGGAGATCGAGGGTCAGGTCGTACTCGGCACGCCCGACCTCTATGCCGCCTTCATGCTGCCGCAGATCCTCAGCGTGTTCCGAAAATCCTTCCCCCGGGTCCAGGTCGAGCTCAATTGCGCGCTCTCGACGCCGCTGGTGGGCCTGGTCAAGCGTGGCGATGTCGACATCGCGCTCGTCACCCGCATGAACGATTTTACGGGCGGCCAGGTGGTACGGCGCGAGCAGCTGGTCTGGATGACCGGTGAGCAGTCCGCCGCGCACCAGGAACGGCCGATTCCGCTGGCGTTGCTGCCGCCCGGCAACATCTATCGCGACTACGCGATCGACACGCTGGAACGCGCGAATTTGCGCTGGCGCATCGCCTGCGTCAGCGAAAGCGTCGGCGGCCTTCAGGCGGCGGCCTTCGCCGGCATGGCCGTGACCGTACTCGGCCGCAGCGCCCTGGTGCCGGCGATGCGTGAGATCGGCCCGAACGAGGGCCTGCCGCCGCTGCCGAAGATCGAGCTGCTGCTCTACAAATCGAGCGGCGCGACCTCGAAGGCGGCGACCGCCTTGCACGACTATCTCGCGCACTATCTGCGCCTCGACGAAGAGCTCAGCGGCCGCGGCGACCCGATCGAGCTGTCTTAG
- the kdpA gene encoding potassium-transporting ATPase subunit KdpA, with amino-acid sequence MTVIGWLQIILFCVIIVALTKPLGWYMTRVFNGERTFLSPVLRPIEAGIYWFSGVDEKREQHWLTYTVAMLLFHVGGFLIIYGVMRLQDVLPFNPAGQSAVAADLSFNTAISFITNTNWQNYGGESTISYLVQMLGLTHQNFLSAATGIALAVALIRGFSRASARTVGNFWVDVTRCTLYVLLPICIVYTLFLVSQGMPQTLGDYVEATTLEGAKQTIAVGPVASQVAIKMLGTNGGGFFNANAAHPFENPTALSNFIQMLSIFALGAALTNVFGRMVGNQRQGWAILSVMGVLFLAGVAITYWAEANGTSTMHALGLIGGNMEGKEVRFGIVASSLFAVITTAASCGAVNAMHDSFTALGGMIPLINIELGEIIVGGVGAGMYGMLLFVILAIFVAGLMVGRTPEYVGKKIEAREVKMAMLAILVLPLMILGWTAVGVVYPAAVASMANVGPHGFTEVLYAFTSATGNNGSAFAGLTGNTFFYNLTLASAMFVGRFFMIIPAMAIAGSLAAKKSIPPSAGTLPTTGGLFIGLVVGVILIIGGLTFFPALALGPIVEHLAMNAGQIF; translated from the coding sequence ATGACTGTGATCGGTTGGCTCCAGATCATTCTCTTTTGCGTCATTATCGTCGCGCTCACAAAACCGCTCGGCTGGTACATGACGCGCGTGTTCAACGGCGAGCGGACCTTCCTGTCGCCGGTGCTGCGTCCGATCGAGGCCGGCATCTACTGGTTCTCCGGCGTCGACGAGAAGCGCGAGCAGCATTGGCTGACCTATACGGTCGCCATGCTGCTGTTTCACGTCGGCGGCTTCCTCATCATCTACGGCGTGATGCGGCTGCAGGATGTACTGCCGTTCAATCCGGCCGGGCAGTCGGCGGTCGCCGCCGACTTGTCCTTCAACACCGCGATCTCCTTCATCACCAACACCAACTGGCAGAACTACGGCGGCGAGAGCACGATCTCCTATCTCGTGCAGATGCTCGGCCTGACGCACCAGAACTTCCTGTCGGCGGCGACCGGCATCGCGCTCGCGGTGGCGCTGATCCGCGGCTTCTCGCGTGCGTCGGCACGCACCGTCGGGAATTTCTGGGTCGATGTCACCCGCTGCACACTGTACGTCCTGCTGCCGATCTGCATCGTCTACACGCTGTTCCTGGTGTCGCAGGGCATGCCACAGACGCTGGGTGACTACGTCGAGGCGACCACGCTCGAAGGCGCTAAACAGACCATTGCGGTCGGGCCGGTCGCCTCGCAGGTCGCGATCAAGATGCTTGGCACCAATGGCGGCGGCTTCTTCAACGCCAACGCGGCGCATCCTTTCGAGAATCCGACCGCGCTGTCGAACTTCATCCAGATGCTGTCGATCTTCGCGCTTGGCGCCGCGCTCACAAACGTGTTCGGTCGTATGGTCGGCAACCAGCGCCAGGGTTGGGCAATCCTGTCCGTGATGGGCGTGCTGTTCCTCGCTGGTGTCGCCATCACCTATTGGGCGGAGGCCAACGGTACTTCGACCATGCACGCGCTCGGCCTGATCGGCGGCAACATGGAAGGCAAGGAGGTTCGCTTCGGCATCGTCGCGTCCTCTCTGTTCGCCGTGATCACGACGGCCGCCTCCTGCGGCGCGGTCAACGCCATGCATGACAGCTTCACCGCGCTCGGCGGCATGATTCCGCTGATCAACATCGAGCTCGGCGAAATCATTGTTGGCGGCGTTGGCGCCGGCATGTACGGCATGTTGCTGTTCGTCATCCTCGCGATCTTCGTGGCGGGCCTGATGGTCGGTCGCACGCCGGAATATGTCGGCAAGAAGATCGAAGCGCGCGAGGTCAAGATGGCAATGTTGGCCATCCTGGTGCTGCCGCTGATGATCCTCGGCTGGACCGCCGTCGGCGTGGTCTATCCGGCGGCGGTCGCCTCGATGGCGAATGTCGGGCCGCATGGCTTCACCGAGGTGCTCTACGCCTTCACGTCGGCGACCGGCAACAACGGCTCGGCCTTCGCAGGCCTCACCGGCAACACCTTCTTCTACAACCTCACGCTTGCAAGCGCGATGTTCGTCGGCCGCTTCTTCATGATCATCCCGGCGATGGCGATCGCGGGTTCGCTGGCCGCCAAGAAATCGATCCCGCCGTCCGCGGGCACCCTCCCGACCACGGGCGGGCTGTTCATCGGCCTTGTTGTCGGCGTGATCCTGATCATCGGCGGCCTGACCTTCTTCCCAGCCCTCGCCCTCGGCCCGATCGTCGAGCATCTCGCGATGAACGCCGGCCAAATCTTCTGA
- a CDS encoding fumarylacetoacetate hydrolase family protein gives MKETSATRRELLAIAAAAGAASIAEVAPAAAQAGPKPIFPVPMVTIPIVGEAQVFQVRRIYCIGRNYAAHAIERGSDPNREPPFFFQKPTDAIQNVAVGEVADHPYPSLTKNYHHEVELVAALKSGGSNIPAEKALDHVYGYALGLDMTRRDLQNGMAAEKKPWEIGKSFDHAAVIGPIHPASKTGHFDKGAISLAINGTVKQSSDLSKMIWSVAEQIAKLSEAFELKAGDIIYSGTPENVGPVVKGDVLLCKLDGLPDMSIKIV, from the coding sequence ATGAAAGAGACATCAGCAACGCGACGAGAGCTGCTCGCAATTGCCGCGGCCGCAGGTGCTGCCTCAATCGCGGAAGTTGCGCCGGCTGCGGCGCAGGCAGGGCCGAAGCCGATCTTTCCGGTGCCGATGGTCACCATCCCGATCGTCGGCGAAGCCCAGGTGTTTCAGGTCCGCCGCATCTACTGCATCGGGCGCAACTATGCGGCGCACGCGATCGAGCGCGGCTCGGATCCGAACCGCGAGCCGCCGTTCTTCTTCCAGAAGCCGACCGACGCAATCCAGAACGTCGCCGTGGGCGAGGTCGCCGATCATCCTTATCCGTCGCTGACCAAGAACTATCACCACGAGGTCGAGCTGGTCGCCGCGCTGAAGTCCGGTGGCTCCAACATTCCGGCCGAGAAGGCGCTCGACCATGTCTATGGCTACGCGCTCGGCCTCGACATGACCCGGCGCGATCTCCAGAACGGCATGGCCGCGGAGAAGAAGCCGTGGGAGATCGGCAAGAGCTTCGACCACGCCGCGGTGATCGGACCGATCCACCCGGCCAGCAAGACCGGTCATTTCGACAAGGGCGCCATTTCGCTGGCGATCAACGGGACGGTGAAGCAGAGCTCGGATCTCAGCAAGATGATCTGGAGCGTGGCCGAGCAGATCGCAAAACTGTCGGAAGCGTTCGAGCTCAAGGCCGGCGACATCATCTATTCCGGCACGCCCGAGAATGTCGGTCCGGTGGTGAAGGGCGACGTGCTGTTGTGCAAGCTCGACGGCTTGCCGGACATGTCGATCAAGATCGTCTAG
- a CDS encoding amidase, with amino-acid sequence MTDGSGRTAFPPAPTGLGSLSAIEILAGYRHKAFTPRDVIDDTIAALEATNEACNAVVTPMYEQARAEADRLTREMRAGEAKGALAGVPVTIKDLVFVAGVPAYGGSPMNKAFVPDVDAAVVSALKEAGAIVTCKTTTCESGYKLTADSPVTGTTRNPWNPGRTSGGSSGGAAAGVAAGCGPIAIGTDGVGSIRVPSSFCGVFGLKPTFGLVPRSPGFSPPSWGSLAHTGPITRTVADAALTLEIIAAYDLRDPASLPVAARRFDTKPAPLNGIRIGASVDLGYAAVSPDVRAAFGKALAILDACGAQVTMDGPGLDPGILEHTLKPIAFTEQAAAVATRTTADLASSEADYLDVISAGRRYSGTDYIEAGYRRGQARSGFLKLFERVDALVTPTVAVTAFEAGRIGIDTVDGGKVDPHLGWSPFTWPINLAGLPAATLPCGFDRDGMPIGLQIVARWLDEPTIFRIAAAFEAAQPWAACWPQLALREKPARTKAAP; translated from the coding sequence ATGACTGATGGTTCCGGCCGAACGGCCTTCCCGCCGGCGCCGACTGGCCTTGGCTCGCTTTCCGCAATCGAGATCCTGGCCGGCTACCGGCACAAGGCGTTCACGCCGCGCGACGTCATCGACGACACCATTGCCGCGCTGGAGGCAACGAACGAGGCCTGCAACGCGGTGGTGACGCCGATGTACGAGCAGGCGAGGGCGGAGGCCGATCGTCTCACCAGGGAGATGCGCGCCGGCGAAGCCAAGGGGGCGCTCGCGGGCGTACCCGTGACAATCAAGGATTTGGTCTTTGTCGCGGGCGTGCCGGCCTATGGCGGCTCGCCGATGAACAAGGCATTCGTGCCCGATGTCGATGCGGCGGTTGTCTCGGCGCTGAAGGAGGCGGGTGCAATCGTCACCTGCAAGACCACGACCTGCGAGTCCGGTTACAAGTTGACGGCGGACAGCCCGGTTACCGGCACCACGCGCAATCCCTGGAATCCCGGTCGCACCAGCGGCGGATCGAGCGGCGGCGCGGCGGCGGGCGTTGCCGCCGGCTGCGGTCCGATCGCGATCGGAACCGATGGCGTCGGCTCGATCCGCGTGCCCTCGTCCTTCTGCGGTGTGTTCGGCCTGAAGCCGACCTTTGGCCTGGTGCCGCGCTCGCCCGGCTTCTCACCGCCGTCCTGGGGCTCGCTCGCGCATACCGGGCCGATCACGCGCACGGTCGCCGATGCTGCGCTGACGCTGGAAATCATCGCTGCTTACGATCTGCGCGATCCCGCGAGCCTGCCGGTGGCGGCGCGGCGGTTCGATACAAAGCCCGCGCCGTTGAACGGCATTCGTATCGGCGCCAGCGTCGATCTCGGCTACGCCGCCGTCAGCCCCGATGTGCGCGCGGCGTTCGGCAAGGCGCTGGCCATTCTCGATGCCTGCGGCGCGCAGGTCACCATGGATGGTCCTGGCCTCGATCCGGGGATCCTCGAACACACGCTGAAGCCGATCGCCTTCACCGAACAGGCGGCCGCGGTCGCGACCAGGACCACGGCCGATCTCGCCAGCTCCGAAGCAGATTATCTTGACGTCATCAGTGCCGGCCGGCGCTACAGCGGCACGGACTACATCGAAGCGGGGTATCGCCGCGGCCAGGCACGCAGCGGCTTCCTGAAGCTTTTCGAGCGCGTCGATGCGCTGGTGACGCCGACGGTCGCGGTGACCGCGTTCGAAGCCGGCCGCATCGGCATCGACACGGTCGACGGCGGCAAGGTCGATCCGCATCTCGGCTGGTCGCCCTTCACCTGGCCGATCAACCTCGCCGGTCTTCCGGCGGCGACGCTGCCCTGCGGCTTCGATCGCGACGGAATGCCGATCGGCCTGCAGATCGTGGCGCGCTGGCTCGACGAGCCCACGATCTTCCGCATCGCCGCTGCGTTCGAAGCGGCCCAGCCATGGGCGGCGTGCTGGCCGCAGTTGGCGTTGCGGGAGAAGCCTGCGCGCACGAAAGCGGCGCCTTAA
- the upp gene encoding uracil phosphoribosyltransferase: protein MSISNVNVVAHPLVQHKLSLMREKDRSTKSFREILNEIGMLLGYEVTRDLPLELVGIETPIAPMRAPKIAGKKLTLAPILRAGVGFLDGMLALMPSARIAHIGLYRDPDTLQAVEYYFKAPQDLSDRTVILMDPMLATGNSACAGASLLKARGARDIRFVCLLAAPEGIAQFQSEHPDVPVWTAAIDERLNDHGYIVPGLGDAGDRMFGTK from the coding sequence ATGAGCATCAGCAACGTCAACGTCGTCGCCCATCCCCTGGTCCAGCACAAGCTCTCCCTGATGCGGGAGAAGGACCGCTCGACCAAGAGCTTTCGCGAGATCCTGAACGAGATCGGGATGCTGCTCGGCTACGAGGTGACGCGCGACCTGCCGCTGGAGCTGGTCGGGATCGAGACGCCGATTGCGCCGATGCGGGCGCCCAAGATCGCCGGCAAGAAGCTTACGCTGGCGCCGATCCTGCGCGCCGGCGTCGGCTTCCTCGACGGCATGCTGGCGCTGATGCCCTCGGCGCGCATCGCTCATATCGGGCTCTACCGCGATCCTGATACGTTGCAGGCTGTGGAATATTACTTCAAGGCCCCGCAGGACCTCTCGGACCGCACCGTGATCCTGATGGATCCGATGCTGGCGACCGGCAACTCGGCCTGCGCTGGCGCCTCGCTGCTGAAGGCGCGCGGCGCCCGCGACATCCGCTTCGTCTGCCTTCTGGCCGCGCCTGAAGGCATCGCGCAGTTCCAGAGCGAACATCCCGACGTGCCGGTCTGGACCGCCGCGATCGACGAGCGGCTCAATGACCACGGCTACATCGTGCCGGGCCTGGGCGACGCGGGCGACCGGATGTTCGGCACCAAGTAG
- a CDS encoding K(+)-transporting ATPase subunit F, giving the protein MIFDYSLAGAVSLGLLFYLTYALLRPERF; this is encoded by the coding sequence ATGATCTTCGATTATTCGCTCGCCGGTGCCGTTTCGCTCGGCCTCCTGTTCTACCTCACTTACGCACTGCTGCGGCCTGAGCGGTTCTGA
- a CDS encoding xanthine dehydrogenase family protein subunit M: MKPFAYHQPDRLPDAAKLLTSIEDSKLVAGGMTLIPTLKQGLASPPALVDLSKLGDLKGISDDGATITIGAMTPHAAVAASQLVQAKIPGLAALASMIGDPAVRIRGTIGGSVANNDPAADYPAGVLGLGATVVTSTREIAADGFFRGLFETALEPSEIITAIRFPVPLKAGYAKFKAPASRYALVGVFVAKSADGVRVAVTGAGSGVFRVPPMEEALSRNFDPSAIAAIRIDTDGLTSDIHAEADYRAHLVTVMAKRAVDAALS, from the coding sequence ATGAAGCCGTTTGCCTATCACCAGCCGGACCGGCTTCCCGACGCTGCCAAACTGCTGACCTCGATCGAGGACAGCAAGCTCGTCGCCGGCGGCATGACGCTGATCCCGACGCTGAAGCAGGGGCTCGCCAGTCCGCCTGCCCTAGTCGATCTGTCGAAGCTCGGAGATCTGAAGGGCATCAGCGACGACGGCGCCACCATCACCATCGGTGCGATGACGCCACATGCGGCGGTGGCCGCCTCGCAGCTGGTGCAGGCGAAGATCCCCGGTCTCGCCGCGCTGGCCTCGATGATCGGCGATCCCGCCGTCCGCATCCGCGGCACCATCGGCGGCTCGGTCGCGAACAACGATCCGGCGGCCGATTATCCGGCAGGTGTGCTCGGCCTTGGCGCGACCGTCGTCACCAGCACGCGCGAGATCGCGGCCGACGGTTTCTTCCGCGGCCTGTTCGAGACCGCGCTCGAACCTAGCGAGATCATCACGGCGATCCGTTTTCCGGTACCCCTCAAGGCGGGCTACGCCAAGTTCAAGGCGCCGGCGTCGCGCTATGCGCTGGTCGGCGTGTTCGTCGCGAAATCCGCCGATGGCGTTCGCGTGGCCGTGACCGGAGCGGGCTCCGGCGTATTCCGCGTTCCCCCAATGGAGGAAGCGCTGTCGCGCAATTTCGATCCGTCCGCGATCGCGGCGATCAGGATCGACACCGACGGTCTCACCTCCGACATCCATGCCGAAGCCGACTACCGCGCGCATCTCGTCACGGTCATGGCCAAGCGCGCCGTCGACGCGGCGCTCAGCTAG
- a CDS encoding MaoC family dehydratase: MAGLYFEDFSVGQEFRHPLTRTVTEMDNTMFSLLTLNPQPLHIDAHFAEKTEFGQRIFNSLYTLGIMIGMTVYDTTMGTTVANLGMTDVTFPKPVFHGDTLRATTKVLSLRESKSRPKAGIVEFEHHALNQNDEIVGKCRRMAMMHKRPV; encoded by the coding sequence ATGGCGGGACTTTATTTCGAAGACTTTTCCGTGGGCCAGGAGTTCAGGCATCCCCTGACGCGGACCGTCACGGAGATGGACAACACCATGTTTAGCCTGCTGACCCTCAATCCGCAGCCGCTGCACATCGACGCGCATTTCGCCGAAAAGACCGAGTTCGGCCAGCGCATTTTCAACAGCCTTTACACCCTCGGCATCATGATCGGAATGACGGTCTATGATACGACCATGGGCACCACCGTTGCCAATCTCGGCATGACCGACGTCACCTTTCCGAAACCGGTCTTCCATGGCGACACGCTGCGGGCAACGACGAAGGTGCTTTCGTTACGGGAATCCAAATCGCGCCCCAAGGCGGGCATCGTCGAGTTCGAGCACCACGCTCTCAACCAGAACGACGAGATCGTCGGCAAATGCCGCCGCATGGCGATGATGCACAAGAGGCCGGTCTGA
- a CDS encoding AMP-binding protein — MSANEFSLQSLIRTEAAAEPAFVFDGTPVSRAEFSEKIEQTAAWLAAHGVGKGDVVAVWLVNRIEWIALLFAAGRLGAIVAAVNTRYRSAEVAHLLKLSGARLMVIEAAFRSIDFAVILAGVAKDEVPALRELAVVGADEIPAQWPCVCFDAFEKRYPPAPPAQDDFDLPVLLYTTSGTTKGPKLVAHSQRTLATHATSVAKALKLSPQRHALLAMLPFCGTFGMTSLLGFVAAGATVHALDAFEAAPALKLLREYGITHAFGSDEMFRRILAVTEAPHPFPHLEVCGFAAFQPGWRELAAEAEARGMPLHGLYGSSEVQALFSIARSSDAFADRIEGGGWPMSPEAKVRVRDTETGELAARGVSGEIEIQAPSRFLGYYNNPDATRDAITADGFFRTGDIGRLRGDGSFVYETRAGDAMRLGGFLVAPGEIEDELKSCAGVADAQVVAVDLKGNARCVAFVIPAQDPHHEPPRQDALIARLRERLAGYKVPARIYVVEAFPVTDSANGVKIQRGRLRAMAMDRIGSVPNKHVHWDS, encoded by the coding sequence ATGAGCGCCAACGAATTTTCGCTGCAATCGCTGATCAGGACCGAAGCCGCCGCCGAACCGGCCTTCGTGTTCGACGGTACGCCGGTCTCGCGCGCAGAGTTCTCGGAAAAGATCGAGCAGACCGCCGCCTGGCTTGCCGCGCACGGTGTCGGCAAGGGCGACGTCGTCGCGGTCTGGCTGGTCAACCGGATCGAATGGATCGCGCTGCTGTTCGCCGCCGGCCGGCTCGGGGCAATCGTCGCCGCCGTCAACACACGCTACCGCAGCGCGGAGGTCGCGCATCTCCTGAAGCTGTCCGGCGCCCGGCTGATGGTGATCGAAGCCGCGTTCCGCTCGATCGACTTTGCCGTTATTCTCGCCGGCGTCGCCAAGGACGAGGTGCCTGCGCTGCGAGAGCTTGCAGTTGTGGGTGCGGATGAGATTCCCGCCCAATGGCCCTGCGTGTGCTTCGATGCCTTCGAGAAGCGCTATCCGCCTGCCCCGCCTGCCCAGGACGATTTCGATCTGCCGGTTCTGCTCTACACGACGTCAGGCACGACCAAAGGACCAAAACTCGTCGCGCATTCGCAGCGAACGCTGGCCACGCACGCCACCTCCGTCGCCAAGGCGCTCAAACTCTCACCGCAGCGCCATGCGCTGCTGGCCATGCTGCCGTTCTGCGGCACCTTCGGCATGACGAGCCTGCTCGGCTTCGTCGCGGCGGGCGCGACCGTCCATGCGCTCGACGCCTTCGAGGCCGCGCCGGCGCTGAAGCTTCTCCGCGAGTACGGGATCACGCATGCCTTTGGCTCGGACGAGATGTTCCGCCGCATCCTCGCCGTCACCGAGGCGCCGCATCCGTTTCCGCATCTCGAAGTCTGCGGCTTTGCCGCCTTCCAGCCCGGCTGGCGCGAGCTTGCCGCGGAGGCCGAGGCGCGCGGCATGCCGTTGCACGGCCTCTACGGTTCGAGCGAGGTGCAGGCGCTGTTCTCGATCGCACGCTCGAGTGACGCCTTCGCCGATCGGATCGAGGGCGGCGGCTGGCCAATGTCGCCGGAGGCTAAGGTCCGTGTGCGCGACACCGAGACCGGCGAACTCGCGGCTCGCGGCGTCTCCGGTGAGATCGAGATCCAGGCACCGTCACGCTTCCTCGGCTACTACAACAATCCCGACGCGACGCGCGACGCCATCACCGCGGACGGCTTCTTCCGCACCGGCGATATCGGCCGGCTGCGCGGCGACGGCTCCTTCGTCTATGAAACCCGCGCGGGCGACGCCATGCGGCTCGGCGGCTTCCTGGTTGCGCCCGGCGAGATCGAGGACGAGCTCAAATCGTGCGCTGGCGTGGCCGATGCCCAGGTCGTCGCGGTCGATCTGAAGGGAAACGCCCGCTGCGTTGCCTTCGTGATCCCTGCCCAGGACCCCCACCACGAGCCGCCGCGGCAGGACGCGTTGATCGCGCGCCTGCGTGAGCGGCTCGCCGGCTACAAGGTCCCGGCGCGGATCTATGTCGTGGAGGCCTTCCCCGTCACCGACAGTGCCAACGGCGTCAAGATCCAGCGCGGCCGGCTTCGGGCCATGGCGATGGATCGGATCGGATCGGTGCCGAATAAGCACGTCCACTGGGATAGCTAG
- a CDS encoding acyl-CoA dehydrogenase family protein, with translation MDFALTAQQEAIRDAVAKVCEDFPDAYWLKKDHDGGFPHDFHKAMADAGWLGICVPEEYGGSGLGITEAAIMMRAIAESGAGMSGASAVHINVFGLNPVVVFGTEEQRKRMLPPMVEGREKACFAVTEPNTGLNTTQLKTRAVAKNDRYIVNGQKVWISTAQVAHKILLLARTTPLEEVRSPTHGLSLFYTDFDRTRIKVHEIEKMGRKVVDSNELFFEDFEIPMEDRIGEEGKGFQYILEGMNPERILIAAEAVGLGKLALSRATEYAKTRVVFNRPIGKNQGIQHPLAVNWVELEAAWLMVMSAAWQYDKGMPCGGAANAAKYIAGEAGYHACEQAVMTHGGFGYAKEFHVERYLREVLIPRIAPVSPQLALSFIAEKVLGLAKSY, from the coding sequence ATGGATTTCGCGCTCACCGCTCAGCAGGAAGCCATTCGCGACGCCGTCGCAAAGGTTTGCGAAGACTTTCCCGACGCCTATTGGCTGAAGAAGGACCACGACGGCGGCTTCCCGCACGACTTTCACAAGGCCATGGCGGACGCCGGCTGGCTCGGCATCTGCGTGCCGGAGGAATATGGCGGCTCCGGCCTCGGCATCACCGAGGCCGCGATCATGATGCGCGCCATCGCGGAATCCGGCGCCGGCATGTCCGGCGCGTCCGCGGTGCACATCAACGTGTTCGGCCTCAATCCCGTGGTCGTGTTCGGCACCGAGGAGCAGCGCAAGCGCATGCTGCCACCGATGGTCGAGGGCCGCGAGAAGGCGTGCTTTGCCGTGACCGAGCCCAACACGGGCCTCAACACCACCCAGCTCAAGACCCGCGCGGTGGCCAAGAACGACCGCTACATCGTCAACGGCCAGAAGGTGTGGATCTCGACCGCGCAGGTCGCGCACAAGATCCTGCTGCTGGCGCGCACCACGCCGCTGGAGGAGGTGCGCTCGCCGACCCATGGGCTGAGCCTGTTCTATACGGACTTCGATCGCACCAGAATCAAGGTCCACGAGATCGAGAAGATGGGCCGCAAGGTCGTCGATTCCAACGAGCTGTTCTTCGAGGATTTTGAAATCCCGATGGAGGATCGCATCGGCGAAGAGGGCAAAGGCTTCCAGTACATCCTCGAAGGCATGAACCCCGAGCGCATTCTCATCGCCGCGGAAGCCGTCGGCCTCGGCAAGCTCGCACTGTCGCGTGCGACCGAATACGCCAAGACCCGCGTGGTGTTCAACCGGCCGATCGGCAAGAACCAGGGCATTCAGCATCCGCTGGCCGTAAACTGGGTCGAGCTCGAGGCGGCCTGGTTGATGGTGATGTCGGCGGCCTGGCAATACGACAAGGGCATGCCCTGCGGCGGCGCCGCCAATGCCGCGAAATACATTGCGGGTGAGGCCGGATATCACGCCTGCGAGCAGGCGGTGATGACCCATGGCGGCTTCGGTTACGCCAAGGAATTCCATGTCGAGCGTTACTTGCGCGAAGTGCTGATCCCGCGCATCGCGCCGGTCAGCCCGCAGCTTGCGCTCAGCTTCATCGCGGAAAAGGTGCTTGGACTGGCCAAGTCGTACTAG
- a CDS encoding CoA ester lyase: MRSMLFVPGDSPRKFEKASEGKADALIIDLEDSVVTDKKPEARGLTLAMLNGRNKPHLLYVRVNALDTGMTLADLAAVIPGKPDGIVLPKSQGGDDVRQVATWLEALEAAAGIAIGSTRIVCVATETAGSIFGLGSYKGCSPRLAGLMWGAEDLSASLGATEKASGGVFHSPYRLARDLCLMAAAAAEVAPIDTVYTDIDNLTGLEQETRAARRDGFSAKALIHPKHVDVVNAAFEPTEAERNWAEKVIAAFANNPNSGTLRLDGQMIDKPHLRAAKKILGQS, from the coding sequence ATGCGTTCGATGCTGTTCGTGCCGGGCGATTCCCCGCGCAAATTCGAGAAGGCCAGCGAAGGCAAGGCCGACGCGCTGATCATCGATCTCGAAGATTCCGTCGTCACCGACAAGAAGCCAGAGGCGCGCGGGTTGACGCTGGCGATGCTCAACGGCCGCAACAAACCCCATCTACTCTATGTCCGCGTCAACGCGCTCGATACCGGCATGACGCTCGCTGACCTTGCCGCGGTGATTCCGGGCAAGCCTGACGGCATCGTGTTGCCGAAATCGCAGGGCGGCGACGACGTGCGGCAGGTCGCGACCTGGCTCGAAGCTCTTGAGGCTGCGGCTGGTATCGCCATCGGCTCAACACGCATTGTTTGCGTCGCGACCGAAACTGCGGGATCGATCTTCGGGCTCGGCAGCTACAAGGGCTGCTCCCCTCGCCTCGCGGGCCTGATGTGGGGCGCGGAAGATCTCTCGGCCTCCCTCGGCGCTACTGAAAAGGCGTCGGGCGGAGTGTTCCACAGCCCTTATCGCCTGGCGCGCGATCTCTGTCTGATGGCGGCGGCGGCGGCCGAAGTCGCGCCGATCGACACCGTCTATACCGACATCGACAATCTCACGGGGCTCGAACAGGAAACGCGCGCGGCGCGGCGCGACGGTTTTTCGGCGAAAGCGCTGATCCATCCCAAGCACGTCGACGTGGTCAACGCGGCGTTCGAGCCGACCGAGGCCGAGCGCAATTGGGCGGAGAAGGTGATCGCCGCGTTCGCGAACAATCCGAACTCCGGCACGCTGCGCCTCGACGGCCAGATGATCGACAAGCCGCATCTTCGCGCGGCGAAGAAGATTCTCGGCCAGAGCTAG